One part of the Dunckerocampus dactyliophorus isolate RoL2022-P2 chromosome 11, RoL_Ddac_1.1, whole genome shotgun sequence genome encodes these proteins:
- the LOC129190282 gene encoding magnesium transporter protein 1-like, with product MFGKLLLSCFILFIFHQDHVDAQKKKETLLSEKVTQMMDWTSKRSVIKMNGDKFRRFVKAPPRNYSVIIMFTALQPQRQCGICRQADEEFQVLANSWRYSSAFTNKVFFASVDFDEGSDVFQMLNMNSAPTFLHFPAKGKPRKSDTHELQVKGFAAEQLARWVADRTGVQIRVIRPPNYAGPLLLGFLLAVIGGLAYLRRNNLEFLFNSNVWAFSALCFVLFMTSGQMWNHIRGPPYAHKNPNTGQISYIHGSSQAQFVAETHIILLFNAAVTMGIVLLCEAAHSDMDIGKRKLMCVAGIVLVMLFFSWLLSIFRAKYQGYPYSFLMS from the exons ATGTTTGGAAAACTTTTGTTATCGTGCTTTATCCTTTTTATATTTCACCAGGACCATGTTGACGCACAGAAGAAAAAGGAG ACTCTCCTTTCAGAGAAGGTAACCCAGATGATGGATTGGACCTCCAAGCGTTCAGTCATTAAAATGAATGGGGATAAATTCCGCCGCTTTGTGAAGGCTCCCCCCAGAAATTACTCAGTGATCATCATGTTTACAGCACTGCAACCTCAGAGGCAGTGTGGGATCTGCAG ACAAGCCGATGAAGAGTTTCAGGTGCTGGCTAACTCCTGGCGTTATTCCTCTGCTTTTACAAACAAGGTCTTCTTTGCATCTGTGGATTTCGATGAGGGATCGGACGTTTTTCAGATG cTCAATATGAACTCTGCTCCGACATTCCTCCACTTCCCTGCCAAAGGAAAACCCCGCAAGTCTGATACCCATGAGCTCCAGGTCAAAGGGTTTGCAGCTGAGCAGCTGGCAAGATGGGTAGCAGACAGGACTGGTGTGCAG ATACGAGTCATTCGTCCTCCGAACTATGCTGGGCCGCTCCTCCTTGGCTTCCTTCTGGCTGTTATTGGAGGACTGGCATATCTACGGAGGAACAATTTGGAGTTTCTCTTTAACAGCAATGTCTGGGCCTTCTCTGCATTG TGCTTTGTCCTGTTTATGACCTCTGGCCAGATGTGGAACCACATCAGAGGACCACCATATGCACACAAGAACCCTAACACTGGCCAAATT agtTACATCCACGGCAGCAGTCAGGCCCAGTTTGTGGCTGAGACTCATATCATCTTACTTTTCA ATGCTGCTGTGACCATGGGAATAGTGCTGCTGTGTGAAGCTGCTCACTCTGACATGGACATTGGAAAAAGAAAGC ttATGTGTGTCGCAGGGATTGTTCTGGTGATGCTATTCTTCAGCTGGCTGTTGTCCATTTTCAGAGCAAAGTATCAGGGATACCCGTATAG CTTCCTGATGAGTTAG